The window CAGGCCTCTTAGGGAAGACTTTACAGACCCTGATCAATGGTACGAGGCCTTCTCCGGGATTAATTTTCGCTGGGAAGGTCTTGGTATCTTGTTCGGATATTGGACCTGTGGAGCTACTTCGCTATCAGAAAACGGCAACGTCGAACAATGCAAACAACTTGGAAATCATAATCGTAGAAACCTCATGCAGATGTACAAAATGGGTACAACGAGGTGTGCTGACCTTTGCCGAATGGCTAGCTGCAACAACACAATGATGGTATTCCTCTTACATTTGAACAGCCTCACTGCATCACTCATTACTGGTGATACAGGTAAGCTTTCTTACGGATCATACTACGGCAATAGCGGAATTATATTGAACGGTCTCTAATGCCCAACCTAGGTGCGGAATTCTGGCGCTTGCATGCAGAAGCCGTCGCTATGGCCACCTTTCTTGGCCTCCACACATCTCAATCATCCAACTCATTGCCAGAAGAGTCAGTAGCTGTTCAGGCTAAGCGAAAGACTTTCTGTGCCGTCTTTATTGCTGATATGATGTTATCTACTTTGACTGGCCGGCCGCCGTTGCTTAGCAGCAGGCTTTGTTCCACACCAACACCCCTCGATGTTGATAATGCTTCATTGTTCAATACCAAGCTCAAAGACTACCGATTGGACAAGGACGGATGGAATATTGATGGAAAAACTTATCCCATGACATATCTGCGAGCTGCATACATAAGCGCAAAGATAAGGAGCGAAATCTTAGAGATGGTGCTCCAAGCACCCAACGTCGCGAGTAACAACTATGATCTTGAGTACGTGTGCACTATTGAGCCCTCCTCCATATCTTTGTACTAACCTCTTTCTGAAAAGCGAACTACGCAAACGAGAAATGGATACGGTATCACGATTTCCAATAGGACTGCGGCTCAGAAACGAAGACTTTAGTGATCCCGAAGTTGACGGTACCGCCCTCTACGCCAAATTATTAGTACGACTGGAACATCtaagtaatttattcttCATTGAGAAGCTGTCATACAAGGGCGATGGCCTGTACAGCGCACAAACACTTGAGATCAGTCTAGAGATGATCTCGCTTACCGTTACATTCTGGACACAGCAGAATCGCCTGGAAGGTCTACAAGGAGACTATGAGTGGCTCGTTATGGAGTACGCCGGCCCTGCAGGGGGGATTTTGTGCATGGAGCTTTTAAGGACTTCCTCTGGTGCGGCAGAATCACCAACAACGGCGAAGATTACAAAGTCCATGATAATAAAGCAGCTGACCTTGCTTGTCGGCTTTCTTGAATGGATTGGGCCTTCGACGCCGGGCGCTCATTTGTGTAACAGCATTAGGACGGTGGTTGAGCGAGTAATCGAGCAAGCCTTGAATCCCACGCCTAATCCAGCACCTCAGCAAGAGTTTGAAATGGCATGGGATACAAATTTGCCGGAAGATATGAACGATTTTAATTTTGGACTGCTGGACACATTTGACTGGCTAAGGCTTCCGGGGGCGGCGATGTAGCCGGTATTTGACAGAGAGGCTACCTTGATGCCGCCCTTGGCCAGTTTGATTTAAGCCTAATgcaataatatatatagacaAGTTAGGTTGGGATAATGCAGGACATTAATACCGAAATTTCTTTGTAAATAGCTGTCATCGATAAATTTCTCGCTATAAGTCGCTCTACCTACCAGTTCGTGAACACCTTGCTTAAAGAGGTAATATACTGTTGTTACCTCTTTCACCACGGCTCGGTTCCATCAATGTTGCTAAAAGTCCCTGTCGGGCCATTTTTATCGAGAGTCGCCAACTCCACAGCCCTTACAGCGCCCTCCTCCACGTCCATAGCATTAGGCATGTGGTGATTAAATGCTGTCTTACGGAACCCAGGAC is drawn from Trichoderma asperellum chromosome 4, complete sequence and contains these coding sequences:
- a CDS encoding uncharacterized protein (EggNog:ENOG41); its protein translation is MEPNAELPKPSSEAESRISSSSLSPISGLRLSVFTYSFALARRFSKEKRFLSGPFIAIMMNRTGGSLAIPSEIPRRRNGRPQACEPCRRRKVACDHRLPICSRCIRKSAPQSCRYLIQGQLVTPALPSVGARRQSADSRRHGQPAAPNPPTLSPPTLEDLASPSDRNVGYLGATSFPEFYRETQKHLDHVAGLEPTRDGLAGSNNSGMASTNTVVPDAAAFEAAFAVLRTIPDQGAARFLYGRNVNPSDAWCRLAVDRLHDSLWKTLGHFLEGERSNEALSQMALLLFQNSSRPLREDFTDPDQWYEAFSGINFRWEGLGILFGYWTCGATSLSENGNVEQCKQLGNHNRRNLMQMYKMGTTRCADLCRMASCNNTMMVFLLHLNSLTASLITGDTGAEFWRLHAEAVAMATFLGLHTSQSSNSLPEESVAVQAKRKTFCAVFIADMMLSTLTGRPPLLSSRLCSTPTPLDVDNASLFNTKLKDYRLDKDGWNIDGKTYPMTYLRAAYISAKIRSEILEMVLQAPNVASNNYDLDELRKREMDTVSRFPIGLRLRNEDFSDPEVDGTALYAKLLVRLEHLSNLFFIEKLSYKGDGLYSAQTLEISLEMISLTVTFWTQQNRLEGLQGDYEWLVMEYAGPAGGILCMELLRTSSGAAESPTTAKITKSMIIKQLTLLVGFLEWIGPSTPGAHLCNSIRTVVERVIEQALNPTPNPAPQQEFEMAWDTNLPEDMNDFNFGLLDTFDWLRLPGAAM